The Manihot esculenta cultivar AM560-2 chromosome 17, M.esculenta_v8, whole genome shotgun sequence genome contains the following window.
GCggtttgccaagttgcttggaCTTTTCATTTCTCGTATGTATAGAGATATCTTACCTTTGAGCATTAGTACTACTGCTGCCCTTCACTTATCATAGTCTATGTTGATAAAAATAACTTGTGACATGGAGAGCCATGGAAAAGCTGGATCTCAGTTGTTGGACAATGAACTATGATGTTAAATAATGCTGCTTTGGTTAATTGTTACCTTTTTTTTAAAAGGCATGGGATAATGTAATTTAGTCAGTGTGCATCGACTTCGTTTTGCCCAATGGAATGTAAAATTATAATGGATGTATATGAAACTCATATTTttctgtaattttttaaatatattatatattttgaacataattatatatattaaaattataattatattgcaATTACGGATAatttacatattattattaacttttattcATATATCTTTTCTTAATAACTTGGtcacaaaattaatttttaacttttttgacATTTTCCCCTTCTTAAGGATTAAATGTTAATTTTGGGAATTAggttaataaaacattaatataaaatcttttaattttttggaTTAGGTTAATAAAACTTAacaaatgttaaaataaaatctttttttattgatattatttatttttatctttaaataGTATCTCGtattaagttaaattttatatatttatcaatattaacttttaaaaaattataattaataataaaaattatgttgattatttttttgaaattaattaatttataaataaataataaatttattatttgatataaaaaatataatcatagatatttatataaatttagatattatctttttatcaaatatcattaattattacaccatttattattttcaatgccTATAATATTGCTCCCTTACAagagtaatatttaaattctaatttttaacTTTGTATCCTAAGACTTAAATACTAATTTAagtatgaatttttataaaaaaatattatataaatttattttaaaaattgtgaaatatattgaatcaaattgaatagaaattaaaagttaaaaaactttattaaacCGAAGCGAAAATAGTAAAAGATCAAAttgaaatcatattaaaattttgatacttaagaaaaattgaaattgattATCATGAAAGTTTTTTTTCCAGCGGCAAAAATGGTAACTATCAGATACTTCCTAGTTATTGCCGCAAAATTTGAGTGGTATGTAAATCGATGTAAACAATATATATTGATATGGGTGTTTAGATGAAAAAATCTATATGTGCTCACTAGAGGGATATATAAGAGCAAAAAAGAGACAAATGTGCAAGTTAATTAAAAGTCTTTATGGGTTTGAAGTAAGCGGACAGGCAAtgaaataatgaatttatagtAAAGTTATAAGATTATAGATTCAAACGGTCCTCATTCGATCATTATATGTTCATAAAACAAGCAAAAAATGAATTTACAGTTTTAATTGTGTATACTGATGATATCTTAATTACAGGTTCAAATGAATAACAGTTTTTGCATGCCAAACATTTCCTTCACTAACAATTCACAATTCAAGATCTATGATATGCTAAATTTTTCCTAGGATGGAGATCAGCCGATCTCAAGAaggaatatttttaaatcaatggAAGTACAATTTAGACGTTATCCAAGACACCGGTCTGACCAACTCGAAAGTATCATCCTATCCACTACCAAGAATCATCAAACTGGATAATGAGATAGGGGAGCTCATTAAACACGCAAAATAAAACTAAAGACTCGTGGGAAGGTTGTTTTACCTTGGTCTTACTAGACTTGATGTTACTTTTGCCATGCAGCAGCTCAGTCAGTTCACGCAATCTCTCAGAAAGTCTCACTGAGATGCAGCAATTCCAGtcctttattatttaaaatggtGTCCGTAAAAAAGTCTATTCTTTTCTGTTTCCAAAGGCACACAACTCAGAGCTTTCTGCGACTCTGATTGGGTTTCCTACCCCGTATCACGAAAATCTATCACAGGCTACTGTATCTTTCTCGGATTATCCTTGATTTCCTGAAAAGCAAAGAAACAATGCACAATTAGTAGATCTTCTGCTAAAGCAAAATACATAAGTATGGCCACAACATTATGTGAATTAAAATGGATAAGTTATCTTCTTCGAGATTTTGATATATAAATATCTCTTCCTGTGTATCTCTTCTGTGATAATTAGGTGGCCGAGCATATTACCGCGAATTCTGTTTTTCATGAACGCACAAAGCATCTTGAAATTGACTATCACGTGGTTTGGGAACAACTCACAAAAGAATTCATTTCTACCTTGCACATCCCTTGTTGACATCCGCTTGCCGAACTCCTTATTAAGCCTTCGACCTTTATGTTTTTTCATGAACATCTATTCAAGATGGGCCTTCGATATCTGTATCCATTTTGAGGGGAGCCTGATAGTATTTAACGTGCCAGATCGGTTGGACGACCATTTTCTTCCAGGTCCGATGACTATCCCAGTAGACTAGGTCAAACGACCTCTTTAGTAAACTAGGTCGAACGACCACTCCAGCAAACAAGACGATGACCTCTCCAGTATACCAGGTCGGATCCAACAGACTAGGTTGAACAACCTCTCCAATAAATCAAGTCGGACGACCACTCCAGTAGACCAGGTGACGATCTCCCCAATAGACTAGGTCGGCTCCAACAGACCAGATTGGGCGATTTTCCCAATAGACCAGGTCGGCTTTAGCAGATCAAGTCGAATGACTTCTCCAATAGACCAGGTCAGACAACTACTCAAGGTCGGACGACTTCTCATGCAAACTAGATCGGACGACTATTCCAGATGACGTGACAGCTAACAAAAGAGGTCGGATGATCATTCCAAAAGACGCGCCAACCGtgcaaaataacaaaaaaaatttttctcttttaactcatatattttttattgtaacgATAGCCGGACATAATGTGCTGTATATAAGACTTATACTTTTCCAGAATAGTCGATATTGCTATATTTAAACTCAATTTTACCAAATAAAAATACGAGCAGAAAGTATTGCCTCATCTTCTTTATTTCTATCAAATTCTTTTTGTTACATACCGCCATCTAAATCTGTAGAAGCATGACTAAGCATTGGGAATGTTCCATTTACagtaaaagaaaacaaagagGAAAGAAACATAGCAAACGGCAGTTCGTTAGCCACGTCAGGTTGGTTACTGATGAGTCGGATGTGTGTCATCTTCATCTTCCAGGATCTCTACTTCTGGTTGTTTATGGGGTGCAGGTCTTCGTTTATGGTCgagttattatttaaaaatattattaatactattatatataaatttattaatatatttttattaaattcgagtttcaaattttattcagaactaattatttttattaaaagaaaaagagtatGAACAAGTTGAAAGATGAGTAACAAGTGGTGGAAAGATTGGCCAGTTAATCAATCATCATTTTTCTCGTCCAAGTTGTAGGCATTCAGAATCAAAGATAATTATgagttaatataattaaataaaaaaagttatttagccttttttaatatatttttcactcaaattatcttattaagcataaattattttttatattaataaattttatacattCAATACTTTTGGGAGGTGgtgaattgttttttttttttttcgacattattataatattataacttTCATTAATAAAATCGTTGGTACTTGTTCACAACTACTTCTCTTTTGTATGCAAGtcgataaatttatttatctatttgttttatattgcaattatataaattttgtcACGTTTATATATGTGTGGACCATCTCAAGAAAATTTTCAGAcatgaattaatattaaaaataaacaaggtaaaaaaataattatattttttgtgGAGAGGAAGGTGACAGGAAAATAGTTCATGTCCAATAATATCTCCTTATTTTATTCATAGGAACTTTCATGTGAACAAAGGCTTTTctgattattataaaaattcaacacccactattatttttttaagaattaaacattcgaaaatattgaattttcttaaattaacacttaatttttttaagtaaaactaCTGATTAACACTTAAAATTcaatagagagagagaaaaggcCACAGCCTATGGAAGGGGATTAATTAAATAAGTGTTACTTTATTATTTCttataataatttagattaTCTGTATATAACACATGTTGGTATTTCTTTCAAATAAATCcatttactaaaaaaaaatttacttcaaagaacaaatatataaattttatttattttttatatgaaaaatttttgTGTTTTGAATTCACAGATCTTCACATAACTATAGATATTATAAATAGCATTAAGTTTTCTGCTCTCTGCATGTCAAGATGGCAACTTCCATTTTCCTATTTACATGCCACTGCATATCCTCCGTTTTGCTATATATCCCTTTCCTCTACATTCTCAACGTAATTTTATGCAAATTCCGGCAAGTTTCCGGCCACGGACCGCCTACCTATCCCATAATTGGATGCCTGATTTCATTCTACAAAAACCAGAATCGTCTTCTAGATTGGTATACTGAGCTGCTTGCAAAATCAGCAACCAACACCATTGTTGTGGAACGGCTTGGAGCACGCAGAACTATTGTTACTGCTAACCCGGAGAACGTTAAATATATGCTCAAAACCAACTTTAATAATTTCCCCAAGGGCAAACCTTTCACTGAGATTCTTGGAGATTTTCTCGGCTATGGCATATTCAATGTTGATGGGGAGCTTTGGCACATACAACGCAAGTTGGCTAGCCATGAATTCACAGCTAAATCTCTGCGAGAGTTCTTCATGATGACATTAGAAGAAGAAGTAGATAAAGGGTTGTTGCCGGTTTTGGAGTCACTAGAAGAAACAGGAGAGGTGGTAGACTTGCAAGAATTGTTGAGACGGCTCGCATTTAATATGATTTGTAAGGTTTCGTTGGGGATTGATCGGTGTTGCTTAGATCCTTCTCTGCCTGTTTCTCCTCTTGCAAGAGCTTTTGACATGGCGTCGGAGATATGCGCGAGGCGAGGAGCTGCTCCTTTATTTGTAGTCTGGAAGATGAAGAGATGGCTTGGGATTGGATCTGAGAAAAGGCTTAAAGAAGCAGTTGAACAAGTCCATCAATATGTGGAAGAGATTATTGTTAATAGAGAGAAGATGATAGTTAAAGGATCAGAAAATCAGGCTGAAGATCTTCTCTCTCGGCTCATATTGGCTGGCCATGAAGAGAAGGTGATAAGAGACATGATGATAAGTTTCATCATGGCAGGGAGAGACACCACTTCAGCAGCAATGACATGGCTCTTCTGGCTGCTCTCTTGTCACCCAGATGTAGAAGAAGAGGTAGTGAAAGAGATACAATTTACTAAAGAAACAAAGCTAGATTACGAGTCGTTGAAGGAGTTGAGAATCTTGAAGGCGTGTCTCTGTGAATCAATGAGGCTCTACCCACCAGTAGCCTGGGACTCAAAGCACGCCGTTGTCGACGATTTGTTGCCGGACAATACTCCCGTCCGGTCAGGAGACAGGGTGACTTACTTCCCTTATGGGATGGGGAGAATGGAAGCACTGTGGGGCAAGAATCGGCTAGAATTCAAACCAGAGAGATGGTTTCTTGAACCAGAAAAGAGAAGCTCACTGAAGAAGATGTGTGCTTATAAATATCCAATCTTTCAGGCAGGACCAAGGGTGTGCCTTGGGAAGGAGATGGCTTTCATCCAGATGAAGTACGTGGTGGCTTCGATTCTCAGGCAGTACGAAATAAGACCAGTAAAATCAGAGCAGCCACCGATCTTTGTGCCACGGTTAACGGCTCACATGGCCGGCGGCCTGAAGGTTGTAATTAGAAAGAGATAAGCACGTAAGGTtgactaaaattaaatagttgatTCAACGCTGCATATTTTAGATTTAAAGACGgtgtaacataacataaatatatatatattaaatgcaTATGGATAAATTCACCGGAACCACACGatagaattttttaaatatcaacaCCTTgatacataaattaaaaataaatatattttctttttttttcttattaatttaaatttttttaatgaaatagagCAACAGTTATTATTTAAAGAAATAACTGTGAGCAGGAACGAAAGAAATATATGGCAagcgataaaaaaatattttgaaggaGGATGAAGGTGCCAAGGTGCCACAAGTCGCAGCTGGTATCCTACTAAAGAAAACGCTCCTGCTCCGCACTGAGTGTGAGTACTAAGTTGTCTGATTTGCGAGAAACGGTGAAAGCAACTGAAAAAAGAATACACAGGAGTAGATGAGGATGATAACGTAGAAATAATGAGCAGCAACCGTATGCATACTAATGGGAAGAGGTTTGAGGAGGAGACGTGATAGAAATATTTTGTGTTTAAAAAATTGTTGGTCAAACGTGCGTCACGCTATGCGTATGCGTTAGTGAGACGCTTATTTCCCATGCACATGTGCTCTATACCTTACAACTATGGAAAAAACTTGATCCTCAACGACTCTCTCTTCATTGTTGTCGGTTAACTCTAACCCTGCTTTTCTCtcgtaatttttatttattttatttttttatatatataaaaatataattttttattatatttattttaaatatattaaattttattaaatattttaaaatattttttaatattaattaaaaatatattaagtattaatggttaatattaaattaaaataatttttataaaaattaattattaattaataataaataataaatgagaaaaagaaaagaatttttaagtgttaattaaataattttaatataaatagtgTTAGGTGAAATgatttctttaataaaatttattattaattttatcaaacataaaaattttaaaaaaatatttgttttgaaattttttaaattagatattttaaataagGACAAAATGTTATAACATAAATATCTATTTGTTAATTACAGTCACGCTTTTACAttagaaattatatattaaaataaataaattacgaaaagatttgttaaataaaaagtttaaattattttattaatttattaatcgaatataaattgataaaactttatattttttatattaataattgttATCAGCTTAAAACTTTGAgtattaactattttttttctatatcatctcaattttaatattaaaaaaaataaattatacataattttgtataaacaaaatatctaaaaaaaattgattcatTCGGTTACAAaattgttaataaaaaaataaaaatttgtttttatttaattaatttttatataaatttacatattcgaaataaaaaattatttccttttaatttaaattttttaaaataaataattatatatgattGTTTAATAATTCAATGCAATTTTTTCTGGTTTATTCCGAATAAGGGATTGAAAAACTGCTTTATTATGTCCAATAAATAGAatggaatttattattataataaaaaattaagtaattaatttaaaagtcatATCAAAGCTGCTCCTTCCACTGCATGGAAAGGACGATCCACagtaagaaaattttttaatttaaaagaatttcattttaagaaaaattggaATCTTGCTTCGGTGTAATAaaattgttttaaattttttcttataaaataaattaagtggaatgaaaagttaatatttactttataattttttttatatatactgatgttgcaaaaaataaatgaatgaggTGATTGGAATGGAATTGTATTGcgagtaaaatttataaaaaaaaaaaaatgaaatagttGGTATATATATGACATTCACTTTgatgtttaaattaataaatttaaaagaggtgaatataaattttaaaactcaaaataagaataatattttttttatttttgtaatatttttttatatgataagaaaataaagataaatataatatttatacaatAATAATTTGATCAGTTCATTCGTAAGAAATTTTCACCTACTAATTGGTCAAAAATTTCGTGACATAAAGAAAATATGTTGGATTGTAGTAGATTAACaataattttcttataaataCTCATTCTGAAATTGAGAGAGTTGTCCAACTTGAGTTTAACCTGTTCTAAAGATAAATTTTCTTCTCGATTCCAGATACCTTGATTGTGCAGAGTTCTATTTTAAAGGAGtttcatatatttaatttttttatcaataattatattatttctatTTTACACTTACCCATAGCTTTTGCTTCCATGAAAACTCCTTCTAAGATGCATATTAGTCCAAGATGTCGTGATTTTTGCTTCTTCCACCACCACTATACAAAGGAATATCATTTAGTGATACACGTTGACCACTGCCACTATATTTGTGATACCTTCACCTCTTGTCCTTTAAATACAAAGAAAAATAGAATATGGAGAAAGGTAATTTCTCTTTCTAGATATGTAGGAGAGAAATGTGATACCTTCACCTCTTGGGTATACACGTAGTGATTGTAGAGGCTCAGTTGATCACATAAAGAGCACCTCAGGTTCATGTTCTCAATTGGTTCAGAGCTGTTAGCTGAAGTTTAAGAAAGCAGGAAGTGGTAGCTAAGTTTACAGCAGAAGTAGCTACTATGATCTTCTATGATAATCAGTCGCTGTAGCAATAacaaaaaactcaattttcatGGTAGAACCAAACATAACaagatcaaattttattttattagagaaaaaaagaaaaagaaaaagtgaaaCTCATTCATTGTGAGTCTGAAGTTCAAGTTACTGATCTCTTAGTCAAAAGATTGCCTAAAGTCAGATTTGAAACATTGAGGAGGAGCCTTGGTGCTTCTGGCAAAAATGTCAATGAGGAGTGAAGATGGCGGTGACATTTTTGCTGCCACAAATATCAGAAAATTATGTCCTTTTTGGTTTATTATCTTTGCTTTATTTGTAATCTTGGCATAGCATGATCAAGTATGAGCTAAGTGTTGTTTAGGTGAAAGTGTACTAGTTATATACTGAAAAGTTAATGTTTCTATGAATAACAGCTTTTTGCATTtgcttaaatatttataatatttcagCAATAAATCAGATTTTTTTCTTCACTTCTTTATCCTAAAACTGACAAACAGGTTTCAAGCCCATTGCAGTTCACAGGATTCTGTAcagagaataaaaagaaagatgtTTGGTAGAATGATTCATCTTGGTTCCTTCAAATAGCCGCCAGCACACTAATATTGAAGCATCTAATATGTCAAATCCTAGTTTAAAATTCAAGCTACCATTACAGAACAGTTCAATATAAAATTGCTCAGTCTGTTTCTGCCGCCACACTCAAGAGGCCTCCATTGCAATTCCTCAGCTTCAGCATCTGGAGAACATGTGTATATGGCCATGCTATCTCCTGAATAAGAGACAGATTTTGATGAACCTATTACAAGTAGCTCATTGCCCAGAGACTTGAAGGCCACCCCCCATCCTCTCGAAGAATCAGCTCTTACTGGGACGGGTCCCAATTTCCTCCATGTTCTGCTCCTTTTTGAATACACTTTCAGCACATTTGATGAAGTCTCTAGCGAGTATAGCTCATTATTCACAACAGCAACAAGTGGTGGAGAATGAAAAGTGGCAACAGGAGTGTCCTCCAACATGTCTGGGATGAGTTCCCATGTCTTTTTATCCTCATCGTAAGCTTCTCCACAAGTAAGACATCTTCCCTCCTCATTTCGGCCGCCGATAACGTAAAACTTGTTGTCCATGTAGCATCCAGAGCTGAGCCTCCTTTTCTCCTGCATCATTGGGAGAGATTCCCATGTCTTAGTGTCGGAATTGTATTTCTCAGCAGAATTTAGAATTGCACCGGTCTCTGTTACTCCACCAGCTACGAAAGCAAAGGGACCGCAGGAAGCTGAAGCAAACAGACACCTGGATTCGATCATTGAAGGACCCCTTCTCCAGCTATTTGTTTCTAATTCATACCTCCAAACTACAACACCATCTATTTCCCTGCCTGAAATGATCATATGAGTCCCTGCACAAACTGATTCTCTGTCTCCTGAAGAAAAACAGGAGTCTGCTGGCAAGTCTGGAAGCTTTCTACGGGAAGTGAATTGTCGATCAAATGCCCACCAACCACTGTCTCCagttgtgaaaataaaaacagatGATTCTCTGACCCCAAGTTCCCTTCTGATCTTAAAGAGCTCTCCACTCTTCATAAGAGCGAATATTCTCTTGTTCACCAAAGGAAATTTCCAGGATTCTGATCTTGGAACTCTTGCCAAAATCTGATTCTCTATCTCATCATTAAGCTGTGGAACTTCGGAGTAATCTGCATCCTGAGGTTCTACACTTGTGAAACCATCGACCCTGTCTTCTGCTCTATTGGTTTCACAGGCAATGGCAGTTGCAGGTGGCTGATTGCAAGCAAACCTGAAGCTATTACCAGATTCCTCGAGCATCCGTTTCTTGCGAGGATTATTATCACTTCCACACACATATTCTCGGTCATCTTCCTTGCCATTAGATTGGCAAGCACCAAGCTTTTTTGGCTGGAGACTGTTAGAAATAATCCAAAAGCTATTGCCAGGATCCTCACCAAGCATCCCTGCATCTTCACCTCCTTGATCTTTCCCTTTGGACATGGATCAGAATCCGAAATCTCTAACATTACATGAAATTGGGGAAAATTAATTATCAGAAAATATTTGgagaaatataaatattaattagataACTGAAATAGATAGACATACAGGGATTCTTTTCATGGATGATGAGGATTCTAAggaattagtaaatattttcataCCCAGAAATCTTATCAGAAATTAGACAAATTCATCCGATGTCTATATCAAGAATTGATCAATACCACAAACAAAACCATTATGAACAACCAGAAAAATCAGAAAACAGAACAGAAACAGTGCAGGTGACAGTAAGTATTCAGAATCAAAAGTGAAGTGATGAATCAGAACGTACATAGATAGAAACTCAACAAAGCAAATACATGAATGGAAGCCCGAAGTGGTGAAGAAACAAAATAATTACAGGTATTTAGAGAGAGAATCACAGAGAGAGAAGCGTACCAGGCAAGTTTTCTAAGTCTAAGTTAGTCAAGTCAAGGAAGTAAAAGAAGGGGACGGTTATATGGAGAAAAATGAATTCATCGTCAAAAACACAATTCTCAAGGAGGATAATAAACTGAGAACAAACCAAGAATTTAGAGTTaaggaagagagagaaaaatatgTAGATATATAAATGCAAAAACAGAAAATATATAGTAGTAGTGTTGATGAGAGAAGCCATTAAAGGGCAGAGAAAGATGATGGTGAAAGAGTTCAATTTCAAAGTAATCTATTGGATGGGTAGGAGATTTATGGCTTAGTTTAATGGTGGGATTACAATATTCTGCAATTGAGTAGTATCAAATCTCTGATGCTGCTTTTTCTATTAGCATCACCTCCTccaatatgaaaaaatatatatatatatttttctctaCCAAGGCAATTCTTTAGGGCGGGGTGAGGGATTTCTCTTCAGCCTTCTTTGATTCAAACAGCCCAGGTGAATTTCTAGAAATTTGTTAAAAAGCAAAGTTAAGAAAAGATGGAATTATTAAAGAGATGGATATAACAAGTGGGCAGTTGATGTAGGACAAGGAGCTAGATAACCAAAAGAAGAACAATTCAAGCAGATTGTGGTAATTTAAATTATCATAGAGAgattatggtaattaattaaatagaagCCAATTTCAGAGAAGATGCCACGCCCTACACCTTCAAAGTGGAAAGTCTATTGGATGACTCATTCTTTTGAAGTATGCTTTTTTAACCTTAAGcaaacttaattaattttttaaccaaTAATGGGTTGCCTCTCCACTCATTGATTGTGCTTTTTTTCTTTAtggattttataataataatcccATTTTGTGTTGAGACACAGGTGTTGATTTTTCAAGGTATTCTCAAGTTCCTAACGTCTCCCAAGCCAAACCGTAGGGATGGCTCAAAACCTAGCTCAAAACCGTAGCTTAAATTTGATATCAAAACTGAAATTACAAATTGTTGGGCTCCCAGTGTAACTGGGCCTGTCCTTTCCAATCAAACCCAACCCACAACAAGAACCCGGCCACACCAGACCAGAAAAACTAAACGCAACTCGCATACACAGCATAGCCATTAGCCCCAGGACGCCAATCCATCCATCCATCCATGGCTATCTCGCTTTCTCTCTCCAACTTCCGTTCCTTCCTCTTGCCTTCAAATCCacctcccaaaacctcaccccaattcttcttctcttctccacTAACTCAATCTTTATCTCGAAAGTCTAAGGATAAGTTGACTCCACTGGTGGCTCAACAGGGTCATTGTGCTTCTTTGTCGGCCGAATTGTCCTCGGTTATCTGCCCAGCTGCTGCGTATGCGAATACCCTTTTCTTTAAATCGGCTTACAATGTTCAGGTGATCGTGGATGATAACGAGCCTGAAGAGAAGCTGTTGAATAGGTTCAGGAGGGAGGTTATGAGGGCTGGTGTCATTCAAGAGTGTAAGAGGAGGAGGTTCTTTGAGAACAAGCAAGATGAGAAGAAACGCAAGTCTCGTGAGGCTGCTAAGCGTAATAAGAGAAGGTCTGGTTTTTTCTCCTGttcttttgattttcttttttttttttttttttttttctctcgttATTGTTTGTTTGGCTTCTGAGTTAATTGGAAGGAAAGTAAAGAAAAAATGAGGGGAGGTTTTGGACGAGAAGTTTACACCACCCAATAATTCAAGACCTAATTCTGCATTGAGCTACTTATGATGTGAATTTGTTGGTTTGTTAGTGGTTTGGTTCTTTGACGAAGAATTTGTTTTGAGGAATGTAATTACTTAATTGTGAAAttgcatttattattattatctttacATGACTTCTTGCGTTTGGGTGCTGAGAAAATGAGgagttggaaaaaaaaaaatggaacaaAGAGGATGGTATTTTAAGAGCTTTGATATGTTGGTATCCAAATAGATTAGAAACTTTAGAATTAAGATAGCTAATTGCCTTAAGCTAGTTAATGTCATTTTCGTGCTGGGAAAATTAAggtaagaaaagaaaaagctttTGTTGGTTAAGAAAAAATTTGTCAAAGAACTTGTTTTCTTTGGTTGTAGAGAGGAGAATCAAAGTGAAATGCAACTTTAGTCGCTTCTCTCTCTCTATTGTTTAAGCAACCCAGTGCTTTGGCTTTGGCTTTTCTCAATTCTATCACTCTAATGATGGATTTAAGCTCCTTTTCGTCATCTAAATTCAATTGCAATATGGATTTTCTCCATGGTTTGTGTTTGAGGATGCCATTGCTGACTTAACCCCATTGACAATATTATATACTTGTAGACGTTTCAGTTAATTGGGCTGTTAACTAGTCATCTGCTGATtcattaatctttttttttttttgggaagaAAAATCTTATGAGCATCTTGCATAAATAGTATTACATTCTTATATCTTTATGTTACATGTCTTTTATATGCAATGAACTAGTTGTACATTTCTGTTTTGTTCTCAAGGTCTTGATATCTTCATTTTGTAACATTCCTGCTACCAATGCTGTATTATATAGCTGTTCTATTGCAAT
Protein-coding sequences here:
- the LOC110604732 gene encoding F-box/kelch-repeat protein At3g27150 encodes the protein MSKGKDQGGEDAGMLGEDPGNSFWIISNSLQPKKLGACQSNGKEDDREYVCGSDNNPRKKRMLEESGNSFRFACNQPPATAIACETNRAEDRVDGFTSVEPQDADYSEVPQLNDEIENQILARVPRSESWKFPLVNKRIFALMKSGELFKIRRELGVRESSVFIFTTGDSGWWAFDRQFTSRRKLPDLPADSCFSSGDRESVCAGTHMIISGREIDGVVVWRYELETNSWRRGPSMIESRCLFASASCGPFAFVAGGVTETGAILNSAEKYNSDTKTWESLPMMQEKRRLSSGCYMDNKFYVIGGRNEEGRCLTCGEAYDEDKKTWELIPDMLEDTPVATFHSPPLVAVVNNELYSLETSSNVLKVYSKRSRTWRKLGPVPVRADSSRGWGVAFKSLGNELLVIGSSKSVSYSGDSMAIYTCSPDAEAEELQWRPLECGGRNRLSNFILNCSVMVA
- the LOC110605614 gene encoding 30S ribosomal protein S21, chloroplastic, encoding MAISLSLSNFRSFLLPSNPPPKTSPQFFFSSPLTQSLSRKSKDKLTPLVAQQGHCASLSAELSSVICPAAAYANTLFFKSAYNVQVIVDDNEPEEKLLNRFRREVMRAGVIQECKRRRFFENKQDEKKRKSREAAKRNKRRRFSSRPPTQNKQETSTSKKDEDDEDNWDMPEGDVPY
- the LOC110605550 gene encoding cytochrome P450 94B3 — translated: MATSIFLFTCHCISSVLLYIPFLYILNVILCKFRQVSGHGPPTYPIIGCLISFYKNQNRLLDWYTELLAKSATNTIVVERLGARRTIVTANPENVKYMLKTNFNNFPKGKPFTEILGDFLGYGIFNVDGELWHIQRKLASHEFTAKSLREFFMMTLEEEVDKGLLPVLESLEETGEVVDLQELLRRLAFNMICKVSLGIDRCCLDPSLPVSPLARAFDMASEICARRGAAPLFVVWKMKRWLGIGSEKRLKEAVEQVHQYVEEIIVNREKMIVKGSENQAEDLLSRLILAGHEEKVIRDMMISFIMAGRDTTSAAMTWLFWLLSCHPDVEEEVVKEIQFTKETKLDYESLKELRILKACLCESMRLYPPVAWDSKHAVVDDLLPDNTPVRSGDRVTYFPYGMGRMEALWGKNRLEFKPERWFLEPEKRSSLKKMCAYKYPIFQAGPRVCLGKEMAFIQMKYVVASILRQYEIRPVKSEQPPIFVPRLTAHMAGGLKVVIRKR